One window from the genome of Haladaptatus paucihalophilus DX253 encodes:
- a CDS encoding phosphotransferase family protein has translation MTEDDQTTDDQTTDDQTTDDRTADDRDYFDRLVDRNALRNYLAAELGEATEYAVSHHAEGHSNETLFVTWGDRELVIRRPPPGETAETAHDVLREYRVMDALQGTDVPVPGTVLACEDHSVIGSDFYVMERLSGDVLRDEEPERFGTADARRRVGEELVGTLAAIHTLDYEAVGLGEFGYPSGYTERQVERWTKQLDWAFERTAEERAVPELETVGEWLVEHCPTEHEHALVHGDYKLDNVMYGPETPPEIVGVFDWEMATLGDPLADLGWMLSYWRDAGDPDPATPELTATFMEAAAYPTRRELVERYERETGIEYDHDRFYRALAVYKLAALGEMFYRRYLEGNSDDPMYPKMEERVPDLARRAKGILDGEEPL, from the coding sequence ATGACAGAGGACGACCAGACAACGGACGACCAGACAACAGACGACCAGACAACAGACGACCGGACAGCCGACGACCGCGATTACTTCGATCGGCTCGTCGATAGGAACGCGCTACGGAACTACCTCGCGGCGGAACTGGGGGAGGCGACGGAGTACGCCGTCTCCCACCACGCGGAGGGGCACTCCAACGAGACCCTGTTCGTGACGTGGGGCGACAGGGAACTCGTCATCCGGCGGCCGCCGCCCGGCGAGACGGCCGAGACGGCCCACGACGTGCTCCGCGAGTATCGGGTGATGGACGCGCTCCAAGGCACCGACGTTCCGGTTCCGGGGACCGTACTGGCCTGTGAGGACCACTCGGTCATCGGAAGCGACTTCTACGTGATGGAGCGTCTCTCGGGCGACGTGCTCCGCGACGAGGAACCCGAGCGCTTCGGGACGGCCGACGCGCGGCGGCGAGTCGGCGAGGAACTGGTCGGAACGCTCGCGGCGATTCACACGCTCGACTACGAGGCCGTGGGGCTGGGCGAATTCGGCTACCCGTCGGGATATACCGAACGACAGGTCGAGCGGTGGACCAAGCAGTTGGACTGGGCGTTCGAGCGCACCGCCGAGGAGCGGGCCGTCCCGGAACTGGAGACGGTCGGCGAGTGGTTGGTCGAACACTGCCCGACGGAGCACGAACACGCGCTGGTTCACGGCGATTACAAACTCGACAACGTGATGTACGGGCCGGAGACGCCGCCCGAAATCGTCGGCGTCTTCGACTGGGAGATGGCGACGCTCGGCGACCCGCTGGCCGACCTCGGGTGGATGCTGTCCTACTGGCGCGACGCCGGGGACCCCGACCCGGCGACCCCGGAACTGACGGCCACGTTCATGGAGGCGGCGGCGTATCCGACTCGCCGAGAACTCGTCGAGCGGTACGAGCGCGAGACGGGCATCGAGTACGACCACGACCGGTTCTACCGGGCGCTCGCGGTGTACAAACTCGCGGCGCTCGGCGAGATGTTCTACCGGCGCTACCTCGAAGGCAACAGCGACGACCCGATGTACCCGAAGATGGAGGAGCGCGTTCCGGACCTCGCCCGACGCGCGAAGGGGATATTGGACGGCGAGGAACCGCTGTGA
- a CDS encoding acyl-CoA dehydrogenase family protein: MEYDDPKRGTEVAERVRTFVREEVIPVERDHLGEGPVSDDTVRQLRETAREYDVYAPQIPEEHGGMGMDFGEVLPVFEEAGRSLLGPTAIRVDAPDEGNMHTLELVGTEEQKERWLDPLVAGEAKSGFSMTEPNTGAGSDPKMLRTTAEQDGDEWVINGHKWWTTQGSEADVLLVMALTDLDAHPYDGCSIFLVPADTPGVEIVRDIPHVGGGVTGMSHAEIKYENVRIPEENLLGAENAGFAIAQRRLGPARLTHCMRYSGMAERAIDIAKAYADQRQAFDGPLSEKQSIRFEVADIEMRLHAVRTMVRHAARQIAAGEEARIEVAMSKVYAANVVQDAIDAAIQICGGNGIGKDLPLADFYENVRQFRIVDGADEVHERVIARNAFSDLDPSEVEHLTRYDAE; this comes from the coding sequence ATGGAGTACGACGACCCGAAACGCGGGACGGAAGTCGCCGAACGCGTCCGAACGTTCGTCCGCGAAGAAGTCATCCCCGTCGAACGGGACCACCTCGGCGAGGGGCCGGTGTCGGACGACACCGTTCGACAGCTTCGAGAGACGGCGCGCGAGTACGACGTGTACGCACCCCAGATTCCCGAGGAACACGGCGGCATGGGAATGGATTTCGGTGAGGTGCTGCCCGTCTTCGAGGAGGCCGGGCGAAGCCTTCTCGGCCCGACCGCCATCCGCGTCGATGCGCCCGACGAAGGGAACATGCACACGCTGGAACTCGTCGGAACGGAGGAACAGAAAGAACGGTGGCTCGACCCGCTGGTGGCGGGCGAGGCCAAATCCGGCTTCTCGATGACGGAACCGAACACGGGGGCGGGGTCGGACCCCAAGATGCTCCGGACGACCGCGGAGCAGGACGGCGACGAGTGGGTCATCAACGGTCACAAGTGGTGGACCACGCAGGGAAGCGAGGCCGACGTGCTGTTGGTGATGGCGCTCACCGACCTCGACGCTCATCCGTACGATGGCTGTTCCATCTTCCTCGTGCCCGCCGACACGCCCGGCGTGGAAATCGTCCGGGACATCCCGCACGTCGGCGGCGGCGTCACCGGGATGAGCCACGCGGAAATCAAGTACGAGAACGTTCGAATCCCCGAGGAGAACCTGCTCGGCGCGGAGAACGCCGGGTTCGCCATCGCCCAACGGCGACTCGGCCCGGCGCGACTCACCCACTGCATGCGCTACTCCGGCATGGCCGAACGGGCCATCGACATCGCCAAAGCCTACGCCGACCAGCGGCAGGCGTTCGACGGCCCGCTCTCGGAGAAGCAGTCGATACGGTTCGAGGTCGCCGACATCGAGATGCGACTTCACGCCGTCCGAACCATGGTCCGCCACGCCGCCCGTCAAATCGCGGCGGGCGAAGAGGCCCGCATCGAGGTGGCGATGAGCAAAGTGTACGCCGCGAACGTCGTACAGGACGCCATCGACGCGGCCATCCAGATTTGCGGCGGGAACGGTATCGGCAAGGACCTGCCGCTCGCGGATTTCTACGAGAACGTCCGGCAGTTCCGCATCGTGGACGGCGCGGACGAGGTGCACGAGCGCGTCATCGCCAGGAACGCCTTTTCCGACCTCGACCCGAGCGAAGTCGAACACCTGACCCGGTACGACGCCGAGTAG
- a CDS encoding HAD family hydrolase — translation MVESASGTKWRAVFWDIGGVILDSRSVRRAHEAFVRTIVERHAPETSVEDALARWRTAVGTYFRERDGTEFRRARTAYDRAVDEITGEPIPEDEWRPVFESVTTEMLRPNPGAVEAIERLAGETEIHVGVVSDVDTEEGMRILETFGVRERFDSITTSEMVGRTKPDPRMFETALRAADVSPSDAAMIGDRYEHDVAGASAVGMTAIGYGAEEGPETDYAIDDLREVLSIVGVEDEGTSEN, via the coding sequence ATGGTCGAATCCGCGAGCGGAACGAAGTGGCGAGCGGTGTTCTGGGACATCGGCGGCGTCATCCTCGACAGTAGGTCGGTTCGCCGAGCGCACGAGGCGTTCGTTCGGACCATCGTCGAGCGGCACGCACCGGAGACGTCGGTGGAGGACGCGCTCGCGCGGTGGCGCACCGCGGTTGGGACCTACTTCCGGGAACGCGACGGGACCGAGTTCCGCCGCGCGCGAACCGCCTACGACCGCGCCGTGGACGAGATTACCGGGGAGCCGATACCCGAGGACGAGTGGCGGCCGGTGTTCGAGTCGGTGACGACCGAGATGCTCCGGCCCAATCCCGGTGCCGTCGAGGCGATAGAGCGACTGGCGGGGGAAACGGAAATACACGTCGGCGTCGTCAGCGACGTGGACACCGAGGAAGGGATGCGAATTCTGGAGACGTTCGGCGTGAGAGAGCGGTTCGATTCCATCACGACGTCCGAGATGGTCGGGCGGACCAAACCCGACCCGCGGATGTTCGAGACGGCCCTCCGAGCGGCGGACGTGTCGCCGAGCGACGCGGCAATGATAGGAGACCGCTACGAGCACGACGTCGCCGGTGCGTCCGCGGTGGGGATGACGGCCATCGGGTACGGTGCCGAGGAGGGTCCAGAGACGGACTACGCCATCGACGACCTTCGAGAAGTGCTCTCGATAGTCGGCGTAGAAGACGAAGGGACGAGCGAAAACTGA
- a CDS encoding SDR family NAD(P)-dependent oxidoreductase → MTVEQFSVTGKTAIVTGASSGIGKTIAERFAADGANVVVCSRELENVEPVAEGIAESDREGRAVAVECDVTDRDAVDALVDATVSEFGGVDILVNNAGASFMAPFEDISENGWKTIVDINLHGTYHCTQVAGEHMRENGGGTVINLASVAGQKGSPHMSHYGAAKAGVINLTSTLAYEWADDDVRVNCIAPGFVATPGVESQMGVSADDIDRESVKRRIGTTEEIADLAQFLASPASSYLVGETVTAAGVPPILETPDV, encoded by the coding sequence ATGACCGTCGAACAGTTCAGCGTCACCGGCAAGACCGCAATCGTGACGGGCGCGTCGAGCGGTATCGGGAAGACCATCGCCGAGCGATTCGCCGCCGACGGGGCGAACGTCGTCGTCTGCTCGCGCGAACTGGAGAACGTCGAACCCGTCGCCGAGGGCATCGCGGAAAGCGACCGCGAGGGACGAGCGGTCGCGGTCGAGTGCGACGTGACCGACCGCGACGCCGTGGACGCCCTCGTGGACGCCACCGTCTCCGAGTTCGGCGGCGTGGACATCCTCGTCAACAACGCGGGAGCGAGCTTCATGGCTCCCTTCGAGGACATCAGCGAGAACGGCTGGAAGACCATCGTGGACATCAACCTCCACGGAACCTATCACTGCACGCAGGTCGCCGGAGAGCACATGCGCGAGAACGGCGGCGGGACCGTCATCAACCTCGCCAGCGTCGCGGGACAGAAGGGCTCGCCCCACATGAGTCACTACGGCGCGGCCAAGGCGGGCGTCATCAACCTCACATCCACGCTCGCCTACGAATGGGCGGACGACGACGTGCGGGTCAACTGCATCGCGCCCGGATTCGTCGCCACGCCGGGCGTCGAGAGCCAGATGGGCGTCAGCGCGGACGACATCGACCGCGAGAGCGTCAAGCGCCGCATCGGAACCACCGAGGAAATTGCCGACCTCGCGCAGTTCCTCGCCAGTCCCGCCTCCTCGTACCTCGTCGGCGAGACCGTGACGGCCGCCGGTGTCCCGCCGATTCTCGAAACGCCGGACGTGTGA
- a CDS encoding DUF7519 family protein — protein sequence MIRNPGLADGTPPLSSSAVTLLSAFAVLFLTAISVYTLTAGVFGLLFLLVGLVRGSSGVFSLGIALLFVAVVVAGLLGMSPLFLLLAGFFTVLSWDVGHTGFGIREEMGRGVSTLRIELVRSASSLVVLSVGAAIGYAVFRTATGEQSLLALVALLVGAVALLIALQE from the coding sequence GTGATTCGTAACCCGGGACTCGCCGACGGGACGCCCCCGCTTTCGAGCAGTGCCGTGACGCTCCTCTCGGCGTTCGCCGTTCTCTTCCTCACCGCCATCTCCGTGTACACGCTCACCGCCGGTGTGTTCGGCCTCCTCTTCCTTCTCGTCGGCCTCGTCCGCGGTTCGTCCGGCGTCTTCTCCCTGGGAATCGCCCTGCTCTTCGTCGCCGTCGTGGTCGCCGGTCTGCTCGGGATGTCACCGCTGTTTCTCCTCCTCGCGGGCTTCTTCACGGTTCTCTCGTGGGACGTCGGCCACACCGGATTCGGTATCCGCGAGGAGATGGGTCGCGGCGTTTCGACGCTCCGCATCGAACTGGTCCGTTCGGCGAGCAGTCTGGTCGTGCTCTCCGTCGGAGCGGCTATCGGGTACGCGGTGTTTCGCACCGCGACCGGCGAGCAGTCGCTCCTCGCCCTCGTCGCGCTCCTCGTCGGCGCAGTCGCGCTGTTGATAGCGCTTCAGGAATGA
- the cca gene encoding CCA tRNA nucleotidyltransferase produces MARFEEVVSAVRARIRPDADERERLRAAVGELTERAEEAIADLSVDADVIQVGSTARGTWTSGDRDIDLFVRFPPEMDREELESLGLELGHAVLPDGHEEYAEHPYVKGQFDGFDVDFVPCYRVESATDIQSAVDRTPFHTTYLEARLDDDLADEVLLFKQFLKGICAYGSDLRTKGFSGYLAELLVLEYGGFREVLEATAEWHPPVRFDPEDHGTATFDDPLVVIDPTDPERNVAAVLSAENVARVQHYARDLLETPRESVFFPEPPDPLAPEEVHDFIAERGTTPVAVRFDAPDVVDDQLYPQLQKSLAGVGDALSRRGFDVLRADLFADESAVLFFELAVAERPAIERHDGPPVHVRAHATGFYEKYADSDAYGPFIDGDRYAVEREREFTSAVDFLRSDAILDAALGVHVESTLKTGYDVLSGDETGLLAEEFGTELARYFDPKP; encoded by the coding sequence ATGGCACGGTTCGAGGAGGTCGTCTCAGCGGTTCGAGCGCGGATACGACCCGACGCCGACGAACGGGAGCGACTTCGAGCGGCGGTCGGGGAGTTGACGGAACGCGCCGAGGAGGCGATTGCCGACTTGTCGGTGGACGCCGACGTGATTCAGGTGGGGAGCACCGCCCGCGGGACGTGGACGAGCGGCGACCGGGACATCGACCTGTTCGTTCGGTTTCCGCCGGAGATGGACCGGGAGGAGTTGGAATCGCTCGGGTTGGAACTCGGGCACGCCGTCCTCCCGGACGGTCACGAGGAGTACGCGGAACACCCGTACGTGAAGGGGCAATTCGACGGCTTCGACGTGGATTTCGTTCCCTGCTATCGCGTCGAGTCCGCGACGGACATCCAGTCGGCGGTGGACCGCACGCCGTTCCACACGACGTATCTCGAAGCGCGGTTGGACGACGACCTCGCCGACGAAGTGTTGCTGTTCAAGCAGTTCCTCAAAGGCATCTGCGCGTACGGCAGCGACCTTCGGACGAAGGGCTTTTCGGGCTATCTCGCGGAACTGCTCGTCCTCGAATACGGCGGTTTTCGGGAGGTGCTCGAAGCGACGGCGGAGTGGCACCCACCCGTCCGGTTCGACCCGGAGGACCACGGGACGGCGACGTTCGACGACCCGCTGGTGGTCATCGACCCGACGGACCCGGAGCGCAACGTCGCCGCCGTCCTCTCGGCCGAGAACGTCGCACGGGTGCAACACTACGCCCGCGACCTGCTCGAAACGCCGCGCGAATCCGTGTTCTTCCCCGAGCCGCCGGACCCTCTCGCGCCCGAGGAAGTCCACGATTTCATCGCCGAGCGGGGGACGACCCCGGTCGCGGTTCGCTTCGACGCGCCGGATGTCGTCGATGACCAACTGTATCCGCAACTCCAGAAATCGCTCGCGGGCGTCGGTGACGCCCTTTCGCGGCGTGGTTTCGACGTGCTTCGGGCCGACCTCTTCGCCGACGAGTCCGCGGTCCTCTTCTTCGAACTCGCGGTCGCCGAACGCCCGGCTATCGAACGCCACGACGGGCCGCCGGTTCACGTCCGCGCTCACGCGACCGGTTTTTACGAGAAGTACGCCGATTCGGACGCCTACGGTCCGTTCATCGACGGCGACCGCTACGCGGTCGAACGGGAACGCGAGTTCACGAGCGCCGTGGACTTCCTCCGGAGCGACGCAATCCTCGACGCCGCGTTGGGCGTCCACGTCGAATCGACGCTGAAAACGGGCTACGACGTCCTCTCCGGCGACGAGACTGGGCTGTTGGCCGAGGAGTTCGGGACGGAACTCGCCCGGTATTTCGACCCCAAACCCTGA
- a CDS encoding HVO_0416 family zinc finger protein, which translates to MASAPTGDDESVFDQFLEDRGHETDRVDWEQEYNKKQCPECGGLHNRSATECTVCGWNP; encoded by the coding sequence ATGGCCTCCGCACCAACCGGAGACGACGAATCCGTGTTCGACCAGTTCCTCGAAGATCGCGGCCACGAAACCGACCGAGTAGACTGGGAACAGGAGTATAATAAAAAGCAGTGTCCGGAATGTGGTGGACTTCATAACCGGTCCGCGACCGAGTGTACGGTCTGTGGTTGGAATCCGTAA
- a CDS encoding DUF7563 family protein: MPECQNCGSFVTTAYARVFTPPDVTDPRVCPNCEDKVRDGANVREARSSRGT; this comes from the coding sequence ATGCCCGAATGTCAGAATTGCGGCTCGTTCGTGACGACGGCGTACGCACGGGTGTTTACGCCCCCTGACGTGACCGACCCTCGTGTCTGTCCGAACTGCGAGGACAAGGTTCGAGACGGCGCGAACGTACGCGAGGCGCGTTCATCTCGCGGCACGTGA